From a single Miscanthus floridulus cultivar M001 chromosome 8, ASM1932011v1, whole genome shotgun sequence genomic region:
- the LOC136472576 gene encoding uncharacterized protein, with protein MAMSASSSSRALLRRIGGALLRRSFSDAAAGPDSAAAGYHVAGGPSYMRGAVFWEPGRPLTLEEFRMPRPKAGELLIKTKACGVCHSDLHVLKGELPFSSPCVVGHEITGEVVDHGTHTPAEIINRFPVGSHVVGAFIMPCGNCFYCVKGQEDLCESFFAYNRAKGTLYDGETRLFLRGNGKPVYMYSMGGLAEYCVVPANALAVLPDSLPYTESAILGCAVFTAYGALRHAAEMRAGDSVAVIGVGGVGSSCLQIAKAFGASEVIAVDVLDEKLQNASTLGATHTVNAAKEDAVERIKEITDGRGVDVAIEALGKALTFSQCAKSVRDGGKAVMIGLAAVNVMGEVDITRLVRRQVKIIGSYGARARQDLPRIVKLAESGAFNLQNTISRKCKFEEVNGAYEDLNQGKIVGRAVVEIME; from the exons ATGGCTATGTCCGCTTCCTCCTCCTCGCGCGCCCTCCTCCGCCGGATCGGAGGCGCGCTCCTCCGCCGCTCCTTCTCCGATGCCGCCGCCGGCCCCGACTCCGCCGCCGCGGGGTACCACGTCGCGGGCGGGCCCAGCTACATGCGCGGCGCCGTCTTCTGGGAGCCCGGCCGCCCGCTGACACTCGAGGAGTTCCGCATGCCGCGCCCCAAGGCCGGCGAGCTCCTCATCAAGACCAAAG CCTGCGGGGTCTGCCACTCCGATCTCCATGTCCTCAAAGGCGAGCTCCCTTTCTCCAGCCCCTGTGTCGTGGGCCATGAGATCACCGGAGAGGTTGTCGACCATGGCACGCACACTCCTGCTGAGATCATCAACAG GTTCCCAGTCGGGAGTCATGTTGTTGGCGCGTTCATAATGCCATGTGGGAACTGCTTCTACTGTGTTAAG GGCCAAGAAGATCTGTGCGAGTCTTTCTTTGCATATAATCGTGCAAAGGGGACGCTCTATGATGGTGAAACACGGCTGTTTCTAAGGGGCAATG GGAAACCGGTGTACATGTACAGTATGGGAGGGCTTGCAGAGTATTGCGTCGTGCCAGCCAATGCGCTAGCAGTTCTCCCCGACTCGTTGCCATACACAGAATCAGCGATTTTAGGATGTGCAGTGTTTACCGCGTATGGTGCCCTGAGGCATGCTGCTGAAATGCGGGCGGGTGATTCGGTAGCTGTGATTGGAGTTGGAGGGGTTGGATCAAG CTGTTTACAGATAGCAAAAGCCTTTGGAGCTTCCGAAGTCATTGCAGTGGATGTTCTTGATGAGAAACTCCAGAACGCTAGCACACTTGGCGCAACCCACACTGTAAATGCAGCAAAAGAGGATGCTGTTGAAAGGATAAAG GAAATTACTGATGGTAGGGGTGTGGATGTGGCTATAGAGGCACTTGGTAAGGCATTAACATTTTCCCAGTGCGCCAAAAGCGTACGTGATGGAGGCAAAGCtgttatgatcgggcttgctgcAGTAAACGTAATGGGGGAGGTCGATATAACCCGTCTTGTCCGACGACAG GTGAAAATCATTGGTTCATACGGCGCAAGGGCCAGGCAAGATCTTCCTCGGATAGTGAAGCTCGCGGAGAGTGGCGCCTTCAATCTCCAGAACACCATATCAAGGAAATGCAAGTTTGAGGAGGTGAATGGCGCCTACGAGGATCTCAATCAGGGCAAGATCGTCGGGCGAGCTGTCGTTGAGATCATGGAGTGA
- the LOC136472577 gene encoding uncharacterized protein isoform X1, protein MFMPAATCTSQSRLSPPLPSPLSTKKILLLLYYTILVPNCSRIPFPCCISSSVPSAALSLVATAAAVVFAGDDRPTRYRFMLGTSVEKHTTVMGHDHMSRIKMHMAEGSFGDRNQCQQPGCNEVVDGRVVYCKTHSGELSCQQFSHLHSGMQSSGLSVPPVNDSQFKGSISIAVPCTEQELHVKHEGDDRGKLKDSSGYTSGQTAQYVFSGAGLLCKNENCSKQAHENSIYCKLHSGVSKGCMVRGCTRGAHGGTPLCIGHGGGKRCVIPQCPNAACGQGRSDRCVRHGGGMRCKFEGCAKGAQGNTDYCIRHGGGRRCKFEGCTKSAQGRTDFCIKHGGGSRCKFQGCGTSAKWGTDFCSVHRKSLLGGDNAIPEALPAPSEKRRRAKKPKKAAKPSETSQENVTTAAIAGNSTQHMGVLLIATPVTNRDIIAKGVTVAGQAAIAPTQIVAPLSMKSPALSGSVATAAEREAGASREMLGL, encoded by the exons ATGTTTATGCCTGCTGCAACTTGCACTTCTCAAAGCCGactctcccctcccctcccctctcctcttTCTACTAAAAAAATACTCCTCCTCCTATACTATACTATACTAGTGCCAAATTGCTCCCGCATTCCCTTCCCTTGCTGCATTTCCTCCTCCGTCCCATCGGCGGCCCTCTCCCTCGTGgcgaccgccgccgccgtggtCTTCGCCGGCGACGACCGCCCCACCCGGTACAG ATTTATGCTTGGAACTTCTGTAGAAAAACACACAACAGTAATGGGGCATGACCATATGTCTCGTATAAAG atgcATATGGCAGAAGGTTCTTTTGGTG ACAGGAACCAGTGCCAGCAACCTGGGTGCAATGAGGTTGTCGATGGAAGGGTAGTGTACTGCAAAACTCACAGCGGGGAGTTGTCATGCCAACAGTTCAGTCACCTCCACAGCGGAATGCAGAGCTCAGGTTTATCGGTGCCCCCTGTTAATGACAGCCAGTTTAAGGGATCTATTTCCATTGCAGTGCCATGCACTGAGCAAGAGTTACATGTCAAGCATGAAGGGGATGATCGAGGTAAACTAAAGGATAGTTCTGGGTACACTTCGGGTCAGACTGCACAATATGTCTTCTCTGGGGCAGGCTTGCTTTGCAAGAACGAAAACTgcagcaagcaagcacatgagaaCTCAATCTACTGTAAGTTGCATAGCGGTGTTAGCAAGGGCTGCATGGTACGGGGCTGTACGAGAGGTGCACATGGAGGCACACCTTTGTGCATTGGGCATGGAGGTGGGAAACGGTGTGTGATCCCCCAATGCCCAAATGCAGCATGTGGTCAAGGCCGTAGTGACCGCTGTGTGAGGCATGGTGGTGGTATGAGATGTAAATTTGAAGGGTGTGCAAAGGGCGCACAAGGGAACACCGATTACTGCATAAGACATGGTGGGGGAAGGCGGTGCAAATTTGAAGGATGTACAAAGAGTGCTCAAGGACGCACAGATTTCTGCATTAAGCATGGTGGGGGCAGTCGGTGCAAGTTCCAAGGATGTGGTACAAGCGCAAAATGGGGAACGGATTTCTGCTCTGTCCACAGGAAGAGTTTGTTGGGTGGTGACAATGCTATCCCTGAAGCTTTGCCTGCCCCTTCAGAAAAACGACGCCGGGCCAAGAAGCCCAAAAAGGCAGCAAAGCCGTCTGAGACCTCCCAAGAGAATGTCACAACAGCAGCTATTGCTGGTAACAGCACGCAACACATGGGCGTTCTTCTCATAGCTACCCCTGTTACTAACCGTGACATAATAGCCAAGGGTGTGACAGTGGCGGGGCAAGCTGCAATAGCGCCCACGCAGATAGTGGCGCCGCTGTCCATGAAATCACCAGCACTATCTGGATCAGTGGCTACCGCAGCAGAGAGGGAGGCAGGAGCAAGCAGGGAGATGCTGGGTCTGTAG
- the LOC136472577 gene encoding uncharacterized protein isoform X2 produces the protein MLGTSVEKHTTVMGHDHMSRIKMHMAEGSFGDRNQCQQPGCNEVVDGRVVYCKTHSGELSCQQFSHLHSGMQSSGLSVPPVNDSQFKGSISIAVPCTEQELHVKHEGDDRGKLKDSSGYTSGQTAQYVFSGAGLLCKNENCSKQAHENSIYCKLHSGVSKGCMVRGCTRGAHGGTPLCIGHGGGKRCVIPQCPNAACGQGRSDRCVRHGGGMRCKFEGCAKGAQGNTDYCIRHGGGRRCKFEGCTKSAQGRTDFCIKHGGGSRCKFQGCGTSAKWGTDFCSVHRKSLLGGDNAIPEALPAPSEKRRRAKKPKKAAKPSETSQENVTTAAIAGNSTQHMGVLLIATPVTNRDIIAKGVTVAGQAAIAPTQIVAPLSMKSPALSGSVATAAEREAGASREMLGL, from the exons ATGCTTGGAACTTCTGTAGAAAAACACACAACAGTAATGGGGCATGACCATATGTCTCGTATAAAG atgcATATGGCAGAAGGTTCTTTTGGTG ACAGGAACCAGTGCCAGCAACCTGGGTGCAATGAGGTTGTCGATGGAAGGGTAGTGTACTGCAAAACTCACAGCGGGGAGTTGTCATGCCAACAGTTCAGTCACCTCCACAGCGGAATGCAGAGCTCAGGTTTATCGGTGCCCCCTGTTAATGACAGCCAGTTTAAGGGATCTATTTCCATTGCAGTGCCATGCACTGAGCAAGAGTTACATGTCAAGCATGAAGGGGATGATCGAGGTAAACTAAAGGATAGTTCTGGGTACACTTCGGGTCAGACTGCACAATATGTCTTCTCTGGGGCAGGCTTGCTTTGCAAGAACGAAAACTgcagcaagcaagcacatgagaaCTCAATCTACTGTAAGTTGCATAGCGGTGTTAGCAAGGGCTGCATGGTACGGGGCTGTACGAGAGGTGCACATGGAGGCACACCTTTGTGCATTGGGCATGGAGGTGGGAAACGGTGTGTGATCCCCCAATGCCCAAATGCAGCATGTGGTCAAGGCCGTAGTGACCGCTGTGTGAGGCATGGTGGTGGTATGAGATGTAAATTTGAAGGGTGTGCAAAGGGCGCACAAGGGAACACCGATTACTGCATAAGACATGGTGGGGGAAGGCGGTGCAAATTTGAAGGATGTACAAAGAGTGCTCAAGGACGCACAGATTTCTGCATTAAGCATGGTGGGGGCAGTCGGTGCAAGTTCCAAGGATGTGGTACAAGCGCAAAATGGGGAACGGATTTCTGCTCTGTCCACAGGAAGAGTTTGTTGGGTGGTGACAATGCTATCCCTGAAGCTTTGCCTGCCCCTTCAGAAAAACGACGCCGGGCCAAGAAGCCCAAAAAGGCAGCAAAGCCGTCTGAGACCTCCCAAGAGAATGTCACAACAGCAGCTATTGCTGGTAACAGCACGCAACACATGGGCGTTCTTCTCATAGCTACCCCTGTTACTAACCGTGACATAATAGCCAAGGGTGTGACAGTGGCGGGGCAAGCTGCAATAGCGCCCACGCAGATAGTGGCGCCGCTGTCCATGAAATCACCAGCACTATCTGGATCAGTGGCTACCGCAGCAGAGAGGGAGGCAGGAGCAAGCAGGGAGATGCTGGGTCTGTAG